A window from Desulfomicrobium escambiense DSM 10707 encodes these proteins:
- a CDS encoding universal stress protein, protein MFKDIIVGVTPTGVDACAVEAAVNFAKKFESNLYLVHVAGMEQGWGSIETLEASGETARLEARIREMYAPLLAAVPSASVQVVAGIPHNELLRLARKKDTDLVVMGPHTKEYEEKRAQMWGMAGSTLERVSQKARCPVMIVHQAVECKDPAFCNILVATDFSEQSECAVSYGGQMARQYKAGLTVMNVSETATDSPDGRAQIEDRLRKEYGDRLQGIEKCGFTGRFGRPAMEILNMAKQLGSDLIIMAHHSKADDPEEAFLGSTVVQVSVNAPCPTMSVNRHFDLRCGLMYDQTGQAVQVSATV, encoded by the coding sequence ATGTTCAAGGACATCATCGTAGGCGTGACGCCCACCGGTGTGGATGCATGCGCGGTCGAGGCCGCCGTGAATTTCGCCAAGAAGTTCGAATCCAACCTGTATCTGGTGCATGTGGCCGGCATGGAGCAGGGCTGGGGCTCCATCGAGACCCTGGAGGCCTCGGGCGAGACGGCCCGGCTGGAGGCGCGCATCCGCGAGATGTACGCGCCGCTGCTGGCCGCGGTGCCGAGCGCGTCGGTGCAGGTCGTGGCAGGCATCCCGCACAACGAGCTCCTGCGCCTGGCCCGCAAGAAGGACACTGACCTCGTGGTCATGGGCCCGCACACCAAGGAGTACGAGGAGAAGCGCGCCCAGATGTGGGGCATGGCCGGCAGCACCCTGGAGCGCGTCAGCCAGAAGGCCCGCTGCCCGGTCATGATCGTGCACCAGGCCGTGGAGTGCAAGGACCCGGCCTTCTGCAACATCCTCGTGGCCACGGACTTCTCGGAGCAGTCCGAGTGCGCCGTCAGCTACGGCGGCCAGATGGCCCGGCAGTACAAGGCCGGTCTGACGGTCATGAACGTCAGCGAGACTGCCACGGATTCGCCCGATGGACGTGCCCAGATCGAGGATCGGCTGCGCAAGGAATACGGCGACCGCCTGCAGGGCATCGAGAAGTGCGGCTTCACGGGCCGCTTCGGACGCCCGGCCATGGAGATTCTGAACATGGCCAAGCAGTTGGGGTCCGACCTGATCATCATGGCCCACCACTCCAAGGCCGACGATCCCGAGGAGGCCTTCCTCGGCTCGACGGTGGTGCAGGTCTCGGTCAACGCACCGTGTCCGACCATGAGCGTCAACCGTCACTTCGACCTGCGGTGCGGGCTCATGTACGACCAGACGGGTCAGGCGGTGCAGGTCTCGGCCACGGTTTAG
- a CDS encoding (Fe-S)-binding protein — protein sequence MLNGKILDLGRGKSAFMQKVQDMLPEGGNLNMCLTCGACSAGCPATGLEGMDPRKFLRMAAMGLDEEVTSTPWVWMCTMCQRCIYVCPMKIDIPRLVYEARASWPRETRPKGIMGSCDMALKNESGSAMGTAPQDFAYVIEDVLSECRESQPEFEDMEAPIDKEGAEFFLNQNSREPVTEPDELLPLWKILHLVGADWTYGSKGWAGENYCMFLADDQSWERLTRQSAQKASELGCRVFLNTEUGHVTYSVRAGLNKFGIEHRFEVKNIYEYYAKWIREGKLKVNSDWNRELGIKFTVQDPCQIVRKSYGDAIAEDLRFVVKSVVGEENFVDMVPNRSNNYCCGGGGGFLQSGFKDQRLAYGRVKDEQIKATKADYCIAACHNCHAQIHELSEHYEGHYGVVHLWTLICLSLGILGPNERNYLGDDLKEVNVFHPEIAV from the coding sequence ATGCTGAACGGAAAGATTTTAGACCTTGGGCGCGGGAAAAGCGCCTTCATGCAGAAGGTGCAGGACATGCTGCCCGAAGGCGGCAACCTGAACATGTGCCTGACCTGCGGGGCGTGTTCGGCCGGATGTCCGGCCACGGGGCTGGAGGGCATGGACCCCCGCAAGTTCCTGCGCATGGCGGCCATGGGCCTCGACGAGGAGGTCACCTCCACGCCGTGGGTCTGGATGTGCACCATGTGCCAGCGCTGCATCTACGTCTGCCCCATGAAGATCGACATCCCGAGGCTCGTCTACGAGGCCAGGGCCTCCTGGCCCCGCGAGACCCGCCCCAAGGGGATCATGGGGTCCTGCGACATGGCGCTCAAAAACGAGAGCGGCAGCGCCATGGGCACCGCGCCCCAGGACTTCGCCTATGTGATCGAGGACGTTCTGTCCGAGTGCCGTGAGTCGCAGCCGGAGTTCGAGGACATGGAGGCGCCCATCGACAAGGAGGGTGCCGAATTCTTCCTCAACCAGAATTCGCGCGAGCCGGTGACCGAGCCCGACGAGCTGCTGCCCTTGTGGAAGATCCTGCATCTGGTCGGGGCCGACTGGACCTACGGTTCCAAGGGCTGGGCCGGCGAGAACTACTGCATGTTCCTGGCCGACGACCAGAGCTGGGAGCGCCTGACGCGGCAGTCGGCGCAGAAGGCGAGCGAACTGGGGTGCCGGGTCTTTCTCAATACCGAGTGAGGCCACGTCACGTACTCAGTCCGGGCCGGACTGAACAAATTCGGCATAGAGCATCGTTTCGAAGTCAAGAACATCTATGAATACTACGCCAAATGGATCAGGGAGGGGAAGCTCAAGGTCAACTCCGACTGGAACAGGGAGCTGGGCATAAAATTCACGGTTCAGGACCCCTGCCAGATCGTGCGCAAGAGCTACGGGGACGCCATCGCCGAGGACCTGCGCTTTGTCGTCAAATCCGTGGTCGGCGAGGAGAACTTCGTCGACATGGTTCCCAATCGCTCCAACAACTACTGCTGCGGCGGGGGCGGCGGGTTCCTGCAATCGGGCTTCAAGGACCAGCGTCTGGCCTACGGGCGGGTCAAGGACGAGCAGATCAAGGCCACCAAGGCGGACTACTGCATCGCAGCCTGCCATAACTGCCACGCCCAGATCCATGAGCTGAGCGAGCACTACGAAGGACACTACGGCGTGGTGCACCTGTGGACGCTCATCTGCCTGTCCCTGGGCATCCTGGGACCCAATGAGCGGAACTATCTGGGCGATGATCTGAAAGAGGTCAACGTGTTCCATCCGGAGATTGCGGTCTAG
- a CDS encoding DMT family transporter has translation MNSRTTRANILLLLTAMIWGAAFVAQRVGMDHMGPLTFNAVRFALGSTALLPLIAFLNTKRTVAPPPFSTLLKGGVLMGLALFLGAWLQQFGLCYTTAGKAGFITGLYVVFVPLIGIFLGQRYGTGTWAGAGLAIAGMYLLSVTESFSMDKGDTLVLMSAFFWGIHVLLVGRLTSGLKTVDAVRLAAIQFATCSVISFAGAAATEDITLAGLRAGAIPILYGGLMSVGVAYTLQVVAQRDARPAPAAIILSLEAVFAALTGWLMLGEILTTQAVIGCALMLCGMIWSQARP, from the coding sequence ATGAACTCCCGCACCACTCGCGCCAACATCCTCCTTCTGCTGACCGCCATGATCTGGGGCGCGGCCTTCGTGGCGCAGCGCGTGGGCATGGACCACATGGGCCCCCTGACCTTCAACGCCGTGCGCTTCGCCCTGGGCTCGACGGCCCTGCTGCCCCTCATCGCCTTCCTGAACACGAAACGCACCGTGGCGCCGCCGCCCTTTTCCACCCTGCTCAAAGGTGGCGTCCTCATGGGTCTGGCCCTGTTCCTGGGCGCCTGGCTGCAGCAGTTCGGGCTGTGCTACACCACGGCCGGCAAGGCCGGGTTCATCACCGGGCTCTACGTCGTCTTCGTGCCGCTGATCGGCATCTTCCTCGGCCAGCGCTACGGCACGGGCACCTGGGCCGGGGCGGGGTTGGCCATCGCCGGCATGTACCTGCTGAGCGTGACCGAGTCCTTTTCCATGGACAAGGGCGACACCCTGGTCCTCATGTCCGCCTTCTTCTGGGGCATCCACGTGCTCCTGGTCGGCAGGTTGACCAGTGGGCTCAAGACCGTGGACGCCGTCCGGCTGGCCGCCATCCAGTTCGCCACCTGCAGCGTCATCAGCTTCGCCGGGGCGGCCGCCACCGAGGACATCACCCTGGCCGGTCTGCGGGCCGGAGCCATCCCCATCCTCTACGGCGGCCTCATGAGCGTGGGCGTGGCCTACACCCTGCAGGTCGTGGCCCAGCGCGACGCCCGCCCGGCCCCTGCCGCCATCATCCTGAGCCTCGAAGCGGTGTTCGCGGCCCTGACGGGCTGGCTGATGCTGGGCGAAATCCTGACCACGCAGGCCGTCATCGGCTGCGCCCTCATGCTCTGCGGCATGATCTGGTCCCAGGCCAGGCCCTGA
- a CDS encoding YdbL family protein, whose protein sequence is MRTPKFLIATILAALAVLLLAQAGLADDIKDRMKARLPVITELKAQGLLGENNKGFLEFRGGQKPNADVVQAENADRAAVYKAIAQRQKTTPDFVGQARAAQIAEKEPAGFWVQDPGGAWKKK, encoded by the coding sequence ATGCGCACACCGAAATTCCTCATCGCGACGATCCTGGCGGCGCTGGCCGTCCTCCTGCTGGCCCAGGCCGGGCTGGCCGACGACATCAAGGACCGCATGAAGGCCCGCCTGCCCGTCATCACCGAACTCAAGGCCCAGGGCCTTCTCGGCGAGAACAACAAGGGCTTCCTTGAGTTCCGGGGCGGACAGAAGCCCAATGCCGACGTCGTGCAGGCCGAAAACGCCGACCGCGCGGCCGTGTACAAGGCCATCGCCCAACGCCAGAAAACCACCCCCGACTTCGTAGGCCAGGCCCGGGCGGCCCAGATTGCCGAGAAGGAGCCCGCCGGCTTCTGGGTCCAGGACCCGGGAGGGGCCTGGAAAAAGAAGTGA
- a CDS encoding YnbE family lipoprotein produces the protein MRTPLLALAAMLLLQGACSTRHEVQMAPVEVKPIHITIDVNVRVQKDLEDFFGDIDKAEEKLNTNN, from the coding sequence GTGCGAACCCCACTTTTGGCCCTGGCCGCCATGCTCCTCCTGCAGGGCGCCTGCAGCACCCGCCACGAGGTGCAGATGGCGCCCGTGGAGGTCAAACCCATCCACATCACCATCGACGTAAACGTGCGGGTCCAGAAGGACCTGGAAGATTTCTTCGGCGACATCGACAAGGCCGAGGAAAAACTCAACACGAACAACTGA